From the genome of Silurus meridionalis isolate SWU-2019-XX chromosome 20, ASM1480568v1, whole genome shotgun sequence, one region includes:
- the LOC124402740 gene encoding tissue factor-like: MMRISVCYFLQLFYCTVSAVSPLPRAQNLTWTSFNFKTILTWSSESEYTHTVEFSRVGRDRQRNPHCIQISQRECDLTGDLSELKASYTADVLTEIMTFDPTELPLAQSKRFCPYNDTVIGAPPFSVNLDENGTIVLNITDQQTALYKDGRHLTLRDVFKHDLKYSIMYHKAGSTGTKQIVVSDSEVVMTEVERGPSYCFKVSVFISSRKPNRKLAKSSIEKCSSALTFDLSTEFDPVSLGAVLLFVAMLLVVVVVAVVCCCRWRGGKKSRGQEEGKKEEVEEEI; encoded by the exons ATGATGCGGATTTCAGTGTGTTACTTTCTCCAGCTGTTCTACTGCACAGTGTCcg CTGTTTCTCCTCTGCCTCGAGCTCAGAATTTGACCTGGACATCATTTAACTTTAAAACCATCCTGACCTGGAGCTCCGAgtctgaatacacacacaccgtcGAGTTCTCTCG ggtggggagagacagacagaggaatcCTCACTGTATTCAGATCTCTCAGCGGGAGTGTGACCTCACTGGTGACCTCAGTGAACTTAAAGCTTCCTACACCGCAGATGTGCTGACAGAGATCATGACCTTTGACCCCACAGAGCTCCCACTCGCTCAGTCGAAGCGTTTCTGCCCCTATAatgaca ctgtAATCGGAGCTCCACCTTTCAGTGTGAATTTAGATGAGAACGGTACGATTGTGCTGAACATCACTGACCAGCAGACGGCGCTGTACAAAGACGGACGCCACCTTACACTCCGAGACGTCTTTAAACACGACCTCAAATACAGCATCATGTACCACAAAGCAGGAAGCACAGGAACA aagcaGATTGTGGTGTCAGACAGTGAGGTGGTGATGACGGAGGTGGAACGAGGACCCAGTTACTGTTTCAAAGTGTCAGTGTTCATCTCATCTCGCAAACCAAACAGGAAACTGGCCAAGAGCTCTATAGAGAAGTGTTCATCTGCACTGACCTTCGACCTCTCCACAG agtttGACCCGGTGTCACTCGGAGCAGTGCTGCTGTTCGTTGCGATGCTCCTCGTGGTGGTGGTTGTTGCAGTTGTGTGCTGCTGCAGATggagaggaggaaagaaaagcaGGGGGCAGGAGGAGGGGAAgaaggaggaagtggaggaggagaTTTAG